GAGCCTGTCGCTCTGCTACCAATGTTTCAATTTCAGAGAATTTATTTCTTAAGTCAGATACCGGTCGAATCTGTGTCATGATATCACCTCTTTAATGAGTTAACTAGATTATCATAATTATATCATTATTTTATCACGTTGTGCAAACAAATATAATTATAGGTGCACTTCTACAGGATAAAAACAAAGGATCGTGGTATAATAGAAAATGGAGATACTATGTTAAAAGATTACGAAATAGATAAACCAATTCTTGAAACGGACAGATTGATTATTCGTGTGCTTAACGAAGCTGATCTACCGGATTTGAAAGAGTGACTTGGGAGAGATGAGATTTATACCTCTATTGGGGACGAAAAGCAAGTAAGAATGAGAGAAATCCTGAACTTATGTTTATTGATGCTCGACCTTGGGTAAAAAGAAAACCTTGTCTTGATTTTAATTGGGGAATTGTATTGAAAGAAACCAATAAAGTAATAGGCATGATTGAAGTATTTAATATCCAGAATTTGAGGATGGGAGATATAGGGTATCGTATTCATCCTGAATATTGGAATAAGGGAATTACTACAGAAGCCTTAAAGGAAGTAATACGGTTCATATTTGAAAATACAGAAATTGAGCGTTTAAATGGGAATGCTGATGTTAGGAATATTGCTTCAAATAAAGTTCTTGAGCGGTGTGGTTTCATAAAAGAGGGGACAATCCGCCAAGGCAAAATGGTTTCTGTTTATTGCGATTATAATATTTATGGTATGCTTAGAGAAGATTATGTTAAAAGAAAGTTATACTGAAACAATAAATACAGAAAGATTGGTTTTACGAAAATTTGAAAGCTCAGATGTGGAATCTGTTTTTAAGAACTGGGCATCGGATCCTGAGGTTCAGCTTAATTATGGCGAACCTGTATATTCAACTACCGGGGAAGTGAAAGCCCTGCTTGAAAAATATATTTCCGGGTATGAGCGCGCGAATTATTACAGATGGGCTATTAGTGAAAAATGCGGTCTGACATACGAAGGAACCCTGCGGGACTATTTCAAAATGCCAGACGGTGCATTCGAATCTCACATGTATTTTTCGATTCTTAAGGATGAATAAAACTATGACAATAAAAGAAGAACGACTTACTGCAGAAGAATATATTGATTTCTTAAAGCGCACGGATCTTGGTTCTCAATATCCGAAGGAACGTTTTTATGACCGCATTCCAAAACTTGTAAAGAATGTTTCAATCAGTCTGGTTGCAAGAAATGATGAAGGGCTTATTGTAGGAGTGCTTTTCGGACTTACAGATTTCTGCTACTGGCTTTATATTACCGACCTTGGCGTGGACAGAAATTACGAGCGTCAGGGAATTGCAACAAAACTGATGAAGCAGGCTCACGAAATTGCCGGCGGCGAAAAAGACATTGCGGTTTATCTGATTGCAAATGAAAATGTCATTCCATTTTACGAAAAACTTGGAATGAAGCATGCCGACGAAGTTATGAAATATAACCACATCGATTGGACCGAGTGGACTGTAAAATAAGAATGGCAAATATAATTACCGGCAGCAGAATCTTATTCAGCATCGCGACTCTTTTCTTTCCGATTTTCTCGCCTATGTTTTATACACTGTATCTGGCAGCTGGAATTACAGATATGATTGATGGAACTGTCGCGCGTAGGACAGGAAAAGCAAGTGAGTTTGGTGCACGACTGGATTCTATCGCCGATATCGTATTTGTTGTTGTATGCCTGATCAAACTGATTCCGGTTGTAAGCATTCCGGTCTGGCTTTATGTCTGGATTGGAATTATTGCACTGATCCGAATCATCAATATTGTTTCTGGCTATATTATGCAGAAACGATTTATAATGCTTCATACAATCATGAATAAGGTAACAGGTCTGCTGCTTTTTGTATTACCGCTAACAGTGCGTTCTGTAGATTTAAAATATACCGCTATTCCTGTTTGCGCGGTTGCAACCTTTGCGGCCATTCAGGAAGGGCATTTTATAAGAATGAATAGATTTTGAGTTTTAGGAGAAGTTAAAAAATGGAAAATAAAACTATAAAAAGGAGAATCTTATGATTATCAGTAAAACAAAATACAATGCTACAGAAGCAGAGATAAAGGAATTGTTTTCATTTCACAAAATAGGAAATGTGACTGATATAACTGCTTTAGGCTGTGGAGAATTTAATGCTGCTTATAAAGTCTCCTGCGATAATGGAAATAGCTACGCCTTAAAGATAGCTCCACCTGAGTCTGCAAAAGTTCTTACTTATGAAAACAACATGATGAAATCAGAAGTTTTCTGGTATTCACAGATGCATGAAAAAACAGACATTCTCTGTCCTAAAGTTTATGTATCAGATTTTTCTAAACAAATAATTAAAAGCAACTGTTTCATTATGGAGCTGATGGAAGGAAAGCTTATATGGGAAGCGGGGATTACAGAAAAGGATTACGAAGATATTCAAAAACAGAAAATCTCCATGCTTACAAAAATCCATAGAATATCAAACGATGGATTCGGCTACATTCAGACTGGGCTTGAACCTTCATGGTATGAAGCCTTAAAAAAAATGGCACTAAACCTTGTAAATGATTGTAAAGCCCTTGGTTATGACACTCTTGATGGAGAGAAGTTTGTAAGCTTGATAGATAAACATGAAAAGATTCTCCGCGCAGTCCCTTGCAGAATGGTAAACTTTGATTTCTGGGACAGTAATATTCTTTATAATACTGCGACAAAAAAAATTTGCTGGATAGATCCTGAACGCGGATTCTGGGGCGACCCGGTTGCTGATTTTATAACCTTCGTACCGGGACAAAAAGCACCTCTTTCAACAAAAAAGTATGTGCTTGATGCATATAATGAAACAGCTCAGGAAAAAATCTTTTTGACTGAAGAAACAGAAATCAGATATGAACTTGCAGTTTGTTATCTTGCACTCATTGAAGAAGTAGAAAAATATGTCAGATACGAACCGGATAATCCAACTTATATAAGAAACGCAACCGATTCAAAAGAAATGTTTGAGATGGCGTTTAAGCTTCTTTAAAAAATCCGGAAGAGAAAATTGCAAAGGAAGATTTTATTATGAAAGAAGTTATTAAAATTAATGAAAACACCTGGCGTATTGAAGACGATGGAGTCAGATTTTATCTGCTTTGTGGAAATCAGAAAGCAGCTTTAGTTGATACTGGCATGAACTGCCCTGATGCAAAGCAGATAGCAGAAGGGCTCACAAAACTTCCTCTCATTTTGATAAACACTCATGCAGACCCTGATCATATTTCGGGCAACAGCGCTTTTGGTGAATTTTATATGAGTCCGAATGAAGAAGAGAATCTTCATGGAAATAATGGTCAGGGTAAAATTCTTCCGATTCACGAAGGTGATATTATTGATCTTGGGGACAGGGAGCTTTTGATTATTGATATCCCGGGACATACCCCAGGAAGTGTTGGAGTCATCGATAAAAAGAACCATGTTCTCATCAGCGGTGACAGCATTCAGGATGGTAAAATCTTTATGTTTGGACCAGCGCGAAATCTCAATCAATACATTGAAAGCCTTAAGCATCTTTCTAAATACGAAGACCTGTTCGACGAGATTTATCCAATGCACGGAACTTTCCCTGTTCATAAAGATCTGATTCCAAAATTGATTCAAGGAGCTCAATCCATTGTGGATGGAAACGCTCAGGAATATGCAAAACCTGTAAACGTGTTTGGAAATGAAGTGATTTTGTATAATTTTGATTATGCAGGATTCTTGTGCGAAAAATAACAGAAAAAAAATATAAGGAATTTAAAAAATGGCTTCATGGATGGTACATTTAAGAATCGCAGATAAACTCCTTGATCAGTTAAAGGATATTGAGAAAACCGCATTTGTCATGGGAAATATTGCGCCAGATAGCGGAGTTCCAAATGAAGACTGGACAAAATTTACTCCTCCAAAAACAGTTTCACATTTCAATGACGGTAAATACAATGCCTCTATAAATATAGATGAGTTTTGTTCCCAGTATTTTAATAAAGAAATCAATAAGACTTATAGCAAAAAGCAGTTTTCTTTTTTCCTGGGATATTATGTCCATTTATTATCTGATGTTGAATGGTCTAAGTTTGTTTATACTCCTTTAATTCAGGCATATCCGAAAGAAGCAGCTGAAGATGAATATAAGCTTGTGTGGACGGCAAAGAAAGACTGGTACGATATTGATTTCTTATACTTAAAACAACATCCAGATTTCCGTGGCTTTTCAATTTATGAACATGCAGTAAATTTTGATAATGAGTTCATGTCTATTTTTGCAAAAGACGCCTTTGAAAACAGAAGGCAATATATCTGCTGGTTTTATCGAAATGATGAAAGAGGCGAGCTTGAGCGCGAGTATAAATATCTGACTCCGGAACAGGCAGAAGCTTTTGTTCAAAATACAGTTGAGAAAATCAAAAGAATCATAATAGAGAACAATCTTGTAAACGATGCGATGTGAAAGTTTAATCAAAATTCATATTGACAATCATCTATGTATAATATAATGTTTTTATATATAGATAATTATCTATATGAGGAAGGCTATGAAAGAATCAGAAATCGCTGTTATCTGCAAAGCTCTGGGTGATGAAAATCGTGTTCAAATTATAAAAATGCTGACAGGTGGCGAATTGTGTGCCTGTAAAATTTTAGATGCGTTTAATATCACTCAGCCAACACTTTCCCATCACATGAAAATTTTAACTGACTGCAATCTTGTGAATTCGAGAAAAGAAGGGAAGTGGACATATTATTCGATAAACAACGAAACCTTCTCAAATTTCAAAAATGCTGTTTCTGAGTTTACCTGTAAAACTTCATCAAAGAAAAAAACTGCCGGCCAGTGCTGCTGCAAGGACTAGTTATATGGGAACTTTTATTCAGAATCAGATTCTTGGAATGCTGTGGCTAAAAACTCTTACAGGAAAAATGCTTACAGCTTTTGGTCTTGATATAGAAAGCCGCATTGGTGGAAGCGTTCACTTTTTCCTTTATGATGTGATTAAAATCACCCTTCTGCTTTTTGTGCTGATTTTTATAATCTCATATATTCAGTCGTTTTTTCCACCGGAACGAAGTAAGAAAATCCTTTCTCGCTGTAAAGGCTTTCCTGCACGCGTGATTGCGGCTCTTCTAGGAACTGTAACATCTTTTTGTTCCTGCTCTTCAATTCCGCTTTTTATGGGATTCACTACAGCGGGGCTTCCTCTTGGAGTAACTTTCAGTTTTTTGATTTCTTCCCCAATGGTTGATTTTGCTTCGCTAATTCTTTTGACCAGTATCTTTGGCTGGAAGATTGCGATTGCTTATGTTGTACTTGGTCTTGTTGTTGCAATTGCAGGTGGAACTATAATCGAGCATCTTCATATGGAAGATCAGATTGAAATGTTTCTTACTCCTGTAAAATGCTGCTGTTCATGTTCAAAAGCAAAAACAACTCAGAAACAGAGGCTCGTGTCATCAATGCATTCTGTTACTGATACTCTTAAAAAAGTTTTCCCTTATATTCTTTTGAGTGTTGCTGTGGGCGCTGTAATTCACAACTGGATTCCTGAGAATTGGATTATCAATACACTTGGCGTGAAAAATCCGCTTGGAGTAATTCTTGCGGTGTTTGCCGGCATTCCAATGTATTCAGATATTTTTGGATGTATTTCAATTTCTGAAAGCCTGCTGGCAAAGGGTGCGCTCTTAGGAGTTGTGCTTAGCTTTATGATGGCCGTAACAACATTGAGTTTGCCTTCACTGATTATGTTGAAGAAAGTGATTAAAACAAAGCTGCTGGTAGTTTTTGTTTCAATCTGTGTGACAGGAATTATTCTTGTCGGATATTTCTTCAACGTTTTTCAGACGTTGTTTTTGAATTAAAGAAATTGTTAATATAAAGGAGAAAGAAGATGAATCACAAAGAAAAGGCATTGAATTATTTTTCACAGAAGATGCATTGCTCTCAGTCGGTAATTGCGGCTTTTACAGAAGAATGTGGAATAACAGAAGCACAGGCTCTGAAGCTTGGCAGCTGTTTTGGTGGCGGTATGCGCAAGGGTGAAGTTTGCGGTGCTGTTACCGGAGCATTGATTGTTCTAGGTCTGCTGTATGGCGAGTCCAAAGTTGATGACGCAGAAGGCCGCCTTGTTTCAATTAAAGTAAATGATTTGATGATGGATCGCTTCAAAGAAAAATGCGGCTCTTATATCTGTAATGATTTATTGGGTTGTGATATAACTTCAGCAGAAGGTCATAAATATTGTTTAGACAATAATCTGTTCACCGAGTTCTGCCCGAAAATGCTTGCTGTCGCTGTTGAGATAGTTGAGGAAATTATTGCCTCACAGGAATAAAATATGTCAAACCTGTTCCAGGTCTATCAAAATTATTCAGACTTATACGATGAACTGGTGAATCCCGAAGAAGCTGCAAAAACTATGGGGGCCTTCTTTGGGGACTCAATGAAAAATGATATAATACAAAAGCAGCTAAATGTAATCAAAGAATA
The Treponema bryantii DNA segment above includes these coding regions:
- a CDS encoding metalloregulator ArsR/SmtB family transcription factor — its product is MKESEIAVICKALGDENRVQIIKMLTGGELCACKILDAFNITQPTLSHHMKILTDCNLVNSRKEGKWTYYSINNETFSNFKNAVSEFTCKTSSKKKTAGQCCCKD
- a CDS encoding CDP-alcohol phosphatidyltransferase family protein, translating into MANIITGSRILFSIATLFFPIFSPMFYTLYLAAGITDMIDGTVARRTGKASEFGARLDSIADIVFVVVCLIKLIPVVSIPVWLYVWIGIIALIRIINIVSGYIMQKRFIMLHTIMNKVTGLLLFVLPLTVRSVDLKYTAIPVCAVATFAAIQEGHFIRMNRF
- a CDS encoding GNAT family N-acetyltransferase, translated to MTIKEERLTAEEYIDFLKRTDLGSQYPKERFYDRIPKLVKNVSISLVARNDEGLIVGVLFGLTDFCYWLYITDLGVDRNYERQGIATKLMKQAHEIAGGEKDIAVYLIANENVIPFYEKLGMKHADEVMKYNHIDWTEWTVK
- a CDS encoding permease, which translates into the protein MGTFIQNQILGMLWLKTLTGKMLTAFGLDIESRIGGSVHFFLYDVIKITLLLFVLIFIISYIQSFFPPERSKKILSRCKGFPARVIAALLGTVTSFCSCSSIPLFMGFTTAGLPLGVTFSFLISSPMVDFASLILLTSIFGWKIAIAYVVLGLVVAIAGGTIIEHLHMEDQIEMFLTPVKCCCSCSKAKTTQKQRLVSSMHSVTDTLKKVFPYILLSVAVGAVIHNWIPENWIINTLGVKNPLGVILAVFAGIPMYSDIFGCISISESLLAKGALLGVVLSFMMAVTTLSLPSLIMLKKVIKTKLLVVFVSICVTGIILVGYFFNVFQTLFLN
- a CDS encoding GNAT family N-acetyltransferase; this translates as MLKESYTETINTERLVLRKFESSDVESVFKNWASDPEVQLNYGEPVYSTTGEVKALLEKYISGYERANYYRWAISEKCGLTYEGTLRDYFKMPDGAFESHMYFSILKDE
- a CDS encoding phosphotransferase family protein, coding for MIISKTKYNATEAEIKELFSFHKIGNVTDITALGCGEFNAAYKVSCDNGNSYALKIAPPESAKVLTYENNMMKSEVFWYSQMHEKTDILCPKVYVSDFSKQIIKSNCFIMELMEGKLIWEAGITEKDYEDIQKQKISMLTKIHRISNDGFGYIQTGLEPSWYEALKKMALNLVNDCKALGYDTLDGEKFVSLIDKHEKILRAVPCRMVNFDFWDSNILYNTATKKICWIDPERGFWGDPVADFITFVPGQKAPLSTKKYVLDAYNETAQEKIFLTEETEIRYELAVCYLALIEEVEKYVRYEPDNPTYIRNATDSKEMFEMAFKLL
- a CDS encoding C-GCAxxG-C-C family protein, with translation MNHKEKALNYFSQKMHCSQSVIAAFTEECGITEAQALKLGSCFGGGMRKGEVCGAVTGALIVLGLLYGESKVDDAEGRLVSIKVNDLMMDRFKEKCGSYICNDLLGCDITSAEGHKYCLDNNLFTEFCPKMLAVAVEIVEEIIASQE
- a CDS encoding MBL fold metallo-hydrolase, which encodes MKEVIKINENTWRIEDDGVRFYLLCGNQKAALVDTGMNCPDAKQIAEGLTKLPLILINTHADPDHISGNSAFGEFYMSPNEEENLHGNNGQGKILPIHEGDIIDLGDRELLIIDIPGHTPGSVGVIDKKNHVLISGDSIQDGKIFMFGPARNLNQYIESLKHLSKYEDLFDEIYPMHGTFPVHKDLIPKLIQGAQSIVDGNAQEYAKPVNVFGNEVILYNFDYAGFLCEK
- a CDS encoding zinc dependent phospholipase C family protein, with protein sequence MASWMVHLRIADKLLDQLKDIEKTAFVMGNIAPDSGVPNEDWTKFTPPKTVSHFNDGKYNASINIDEFCSQYFNKEINKTYSKKQFSFFLGYYVHLLSDVEWSKFVYTPLIQAYPKEAAEDEYKLVWTAKKDWYDIDFLYLKQHPDFRGFSIYEHAVNFDNEFMSIFAKDAFENRRQYICWFYRNDERGELEREYKYLTPEQAEAFVQNTVEKIKRIIIENNLVNDAM